CCGCCGGCGACTGGTACTACATCGAAGGAAAAAGTCTCTGGTCGTCGGGCGCGATCCGCGGTGCACGCATCGCGAGCATCGAGGATTTCTACAAGCTGCCCATCGCCGAGAAATACGCGAGCATAAACTTCGAGAACAAGCGTTGTATCGATCCCGATTCAAGGAACCGGATCGCGACTCGTCAGGCCGTCTTCCGCTTCAATCCGGTCGGCTCCAAGACCGACGGCGGGCGGGTCGTGGCCCTGATGGCGGGCGGTTCGATCGAAGGTCATCTGGTCTTTTCGGGCAAGGCGCCGAGCCCGCGCCAGCGCCGGTACGAATATGTCTTCGCGCGGTCGGATCGTCGAGAGGCCACGGCAATCAAGCCGGAACTCTGGTCCCGCTTCGTGAAGTCCCAGAGCCAGTATGTCGGCGACAAGCTGCGGCCGGAAGGGGGCTGGAAGGAGCTAGCCGCCATGTTCGCGGCGGATCCGGACCTTGAGCTTCCCGTTTTCTACGTGGGAGATCTTGGCCTTCAGCTTGAAAACAAGTTCGCCTTCGGCTTCACCCGCCTTTTCAAGGTGCCGCACACGAAAACGCTGAAAAAGGTGCTCGAGGAGTCCGGCGTGAAATCCCCGACCCATTCGGATGGGCCGGTCGATCGTACGAAACTCGACATGGTCGATGCCTTGTTCGGCTATGTCTACGAGCCGGAGACCGGATTGCCCGACGGGGAGGATCCGTCCGAATACTCACGCAAGGGCCGCATCGCATTCGACCACGGCGAGGTTCCCAACGACCCGAAGCTGGTGCGACGCACCGGGCCGATCGAGACCGTGATGAGCGGGCCGAAGCCGTCCTTTTCGCCCTTCTATCTCTCGGGAAACTGGAAGGACTATTCCGCCCCCGGCGACACGATACCCACAATCGCCGGACGCAAGCGGTATCCGGTCCGGCATCAGCCGGATCGACCGCAAGACAACGAGACTTCGGTCCGCAAGTCGCTTCGGGAGCAGGTGGAAGCAGTCAAGGCCATGTCACCTGGTGGCAGAGTGAGCGAAAAGGTGCTGTCGCGCCTCGATTTCCTGGTTCCGGCGCCCAACGCCAAGTCGCTGAAGTTCACGAGCCGCATCCGGTTGTTCAACGTCACGGACGCCGAACTCGGCCTCGTGCTGGAGGCCGTCACCCTGTGCGGTGACGATAGCCTTCGTCATGCGATCGGGCGCGGCAAGCCTTTCGGCGCGGGCCAGATCAAGGCGACTGTGAAAAGCCTGCGCGTTCAATACAATCGCGACACGTCCGTAGCGGACCATGGCGCGGATCGGGAAGCCCGGGCGCACTTTCGCGACGCATTCGCCGCCCACGTGGAAAGGCAACTGGGCGACAAGGCGAACGAGCTTCGCGCGAACGTCGAGACCTTCCTCGCCATGTGCGATCCCGAGGTTGGCGCGGAGATGAAGCGGCAGGG
The nucleotide sequence above comes from Aquibium microcysteis. Encoded proteins:
- a CDS encoding TIGR03986 family CRISPR-associated RAMP protein, whose protein sequence is MSKEEFEKRKAQLLAAASATPAGSPSRAGEDRRRTASGRPDALPPARKRSENPQYYRAPYRFVPYDAKLVVLAEKEALLPIDEPHADKLSAEIDIAWEAETPLLIGAEQEGGTVVPVSWKGSGQTLTYIVPATTIRGAIRSVCEIVGGASMTFAQVNADQSFAIRDFTHRAYGKPVDEKEASDDGSTFGISSTKNIRAGWIRRVGPANRGDEALEEVTFAIEPAGDWYYIEGKSLWSSGAIRGARIASIEDFYKLPIAEKYASINFENKRCIDPDSRNRIATRQAVFRFNPVGSKTDGGRVVALMAGGSIEGHLVFSGKAPSPRQRRYEYVFARSDRREATAIKPELWSRFVKSQSQYVGDKLRPEGGWKELAAMFAADPDLELPVFYVGDLGLQLENKFAFGFTRLFKVPHTKTLKKVLEESGVKSPTHSDGPVDRTKLDMVDALFGYVYEPETGLPDGEDPSEYSRKGRIAFDHGEVPNDPKLVRRTGPIETVMSGPKPSFSPFYLSGNWKDYSAPGDTIPTIAGRKRYPVRHQPDRPQDNETSVRKSLREQVEAVKAMSPGGRVSEKVLSRLDFLVPAPNAKSLKFTSRIRLFNVTDAELGLVLEAVTLCGDDSLRHAIGRGKPFGAGQIKATVKSLRVQYNRDTSVADHGADREARAHFRDAFAAHVERQLGDKANELRANVETFLAMCDPEVGAEMKRQGKLDYLRLREPVPNSNRPDNPYQVLRDQVKPTNDQRVYPAGGPVLLKMERRQR